In Methanothrix sp., the sequence TACAGCGATAAGAGGCCCATATGGCACGGCTATGAGATCGATCCGGAGCTCTACAAGCGGTCCACAGGCAGGAACACGCTCGTCGATGAGCAGCTCCTGAAGGTGCTGATCGATGATGACACTGAGAGGACAATCACATCCAGTGTGCCCCTAAAGCTCGCGGATGGCTACGAGCTGGCTATGAAGGCGATAGACATCGATGGCAGAAGCATCCTTGTGGAGCTTATGAAGGACGGCCAGAGTGTCGACACACAGATAATCTCCCCATCCAAGGAAGGCACCACGATGAGCGACCAGACATACTGCTACAGGAAGAGCATCGGCGACACCGAGAACATAGTCCTAATTGCCGTCCACTTCAAGAATGCTTTCATTGCGGATCCGAGAGTTTCATCGGTGAAGGGGATAATTGCAACAGTAGATGGTATCTTCCACGTATCTGAGCAGCCGATAAATATCTCAGTCGATACGCAGTACGGCAAGATGAGAATATCCATGGTCTCTGACACATCGATCGGGATGGACAACAAGGACAACACCATAACACTGAACAAGAACAAGGACATCACCCTGATGGCTGACATCCATATCAAGACAGCTGATCAGGACGTAATCGACGCTGATAACCCGCTCAGGTTCTACATATACAAGGAGGTCACAGAGCCCGGGACATACGAGATACGAGGCGCTGTTCAGCAGGTCGTTGATGGTGCAACAGTCACATGGGATCCGAAGACATTCGCCGGCTTCTACTATGACATCGATGACAACATCGGCAACGAGCAGATCACAATGACAATCACGGGCAACAAGCTCGAGGAGCCAAACGGTGTCAAGTACACAACCACAGTCCAGGAGAAGGAGTTCGAGTTCGAGGGCTGGGGCTGGTACAACTCCATAGGATTCCTCGGTGAGGAGTACTTCGCCGGTTACAGCGATAAGAGGCCCATATGGCACGGCTATGAGATCGATCCGGAGCTCTACAAGCGGTCCACAGGCAGGAACACGCTCGTCGATGAGCAGCTCCTGAAGGTCCTGATTGATAACAGCACAGAGATCATGATCGAGCAGGGGGAGTCCCTAAAGCTTGCCGAGGGGTATGAGCTCAAGATCAAGTCCCTCAATCGGGAGGATGGCAAGCTGTATCTCGAGCTGCTGAAGGATGGAAAAAGCGTAGATACCGCCGAGGTTCCGTTATCATCACCATTCGCCACGATGTCAGATCAGACCTACTGCTACAAGAAGAGCATTGGAGATACAGAAAACATCGTCGTGCTAGCGGTGCATTTCAAGAACGCGGTGGCAGCAAAAGATCCGGAGACGCTGAATGAGCTGGGGGTGTTCGCCACTGTGGATGGTATATTCCAGGTGTCGGATCAGCCGATGGACGTCTCCGTTGACACAGAGTATGACAAGATGAGGATCTCTAAGGTCGATGCCACATCGATCGAGATGGACAACAAGGACAACGCCATAACACTGAGCAAGAACCAGGACGTCTCCCTGATGGCTGGCATCCACATCAAGACTGCAAACCAGGACATAATCGACTTTGATGTGCCGCTCAGGTTCTACATATACAGAAACGTGACTATCTGAGCGCGCGTATGTGTGTTTGGTATCTGTCCACCTGGATGGTGAGCAGATACCAAACACACACAGCCGCATGGATGTCCATTGGCCATCGGTTAAGGATTTTATGTAAATATATTGACCATGAAATTTGACAAATTGAGATCTCCCCGAGTTTGATTCAAACCGACCGCCTGTGGACTTGAGTCCTGATAGCAGTACTGAGGCGAGATAAGACTATTAAGTCCAATTCTACACATGTCGATCTTAACCGATGACGCATGCAGTCTTATGCGAAAGAGTTGATACCAGCCTATTATGTTGTTACCAATGGTCGACGGACTAAAGTATATCAGTTCAATGGCCTGCTTGCGCCAGATGAATTGGTACTGGACTTCGAGCAATCGGATCTTTCCAGTAAATGGGAAGAGTTGTGTCGTTATATAAGTAAAGATGCTGCAGTAGAACGCAAGGAATGGATGAATAGGCAAAGCGGCTTTAAGGTGTAAAATGTAGAGCCATATCTCTGAGCACAAACGAGTCATCCAGATACAATGGCCACTGCGGTAAAGTCAGAAGGCTTCCTGGGATTCCTGCAGCTGGCCGCATTTCTCATCATCTCAAGGAGACTGTGAATTTTGAGACGACTTCAATGTAAGAATTACAAGCACAATTTATAAATAAGGTAGCTAGTGACACATATTCATGTCAATATTGAGATTTCTGGAAATCCTGCTAATTCTTGGCATTTTATATCAGACAGCTCTCTGCGAGGTAAGCGTTGAGTACTCTGGATATACAGAGTATGATGGCCGCCCTGCCAGGCTGGCTCTGGTATTCAACGGAAATGCTGTGACAGGCACGCTCAGCGTTGATCCCGTATGCGAGCAGTACGTCCACCTCACAGGTGTCAGGCTCGACCTGACCGGCACAGCAACAGGCCCGTGGGAGGACAGATCCACGACCATCACGGGCACATGGACCGGCGGAGATCTCGAACCCTGCACAAATAAGTTCATCACAGGAGACCCGGCGTATCCGAATGCAGGCGCCTTCACTATCTCCATGGCCAAATCTGGAGGGAAGGATGTCGTGAAGCTTGTCAGGATGCCCACAGGATACGGCTATATCTTCCCCGCAAAAGGGGGCAGGGTAACATCACCAGCTACATCGACCTGGAGCGGCAGATGGGAGACCAACTGGGGACCGATGATGCTTGAGCAGGTAGGTAACAGCGTAACAGGAAACTACACCCATGATCAGGGTATTATTACAGGTAGTATAGTCGGAAACAAACTCATTGGCAGATGGTCAGAATATCCGACGTACAGCCCTCCGAATGAT encodes:
- a CDS encoding S-layer protein domain-containing protein — its product is MCKAAFLIVAILISAVVTCDGLEIRGYAQEVVDGAIVTWDPQIFAGFYYDIDDGIGNEQLTMTITGNKLEEPNGVMYTTTVQEKEFEFEGWGWYNSIGFLGEECFAGYSDKRPIWHGYEIDPELYKRSTGRNTLVDEQLLKVLIDDDTERTITSSVPLKLADGYELAMKAIDIDGRSILVELMKDGQSVDTQIISPSKEGTTMSDQTYCYRKSIGDTENIVLIAVHFKNAFIADPRVSSVKGIIATVDGIFHVSEQPINISVDTQYGKMRISMVSDTSIGMDNKDNTITLNKNKDITLMADIHIKTADQDVIDADNPLRFYIYKEVTEPGTYEIRGAVQQVVDGATVTWDPKTFAGFYYDIDDNIGNEQITMTITGNKLEEPNGVKYTTTVQEKEFEFEGWGWYNSIGFLGEEYFAGYSDKRPIWHGYEIDPELYKRSTGRNTLVDEQLLKVLIDNSTEIMIEQGESLKLAEGYELKIKSLNREDGKLYLELLKDGKSVDTAEVPLSSPFATMSDQTYCYKKSIGDTENIVVLAVHFKNAVAAKDPETLNELGVFATVDGIFQVSDQPMDVSVDTEYDKMRISKVDATSIEMDNKDNAITLSKNQDVSLMAGIHIKTANQDIIDFDVPLRFYIYRNVTI